In Candidatus Korarchaeota archaeon NZ13-K, the genomic window CTCATCGCTCACGGAAAGGAGGTCCTCCATCAGCCGGAAAAGGCTCGGGGGTATCATCTCCCTAACCCTTGAGAACCTCCTGTGCTTCTCAAGGAAGCAGGAGAGTTTATCCTCATGCTTCCTGAGGTACTCAAGCCCCTCCTCCGTTATCCTGTACACCCTCCTCCTCCCCTCGAACCTCGAGCTTATCAGCCCCCTCTCCTCCAAGAGCTGGAGCGCGGGGTAAACCACGCCCGGGCTCGGGGTGTAGTTGAGCAGGCCGCTCATCCTCCTGATCACCTCATAGCCGTGCAATGGCTCCTCCCTGAGGACATCGAGCAGCAGCAGTCTCAGAATTCCCCTCACC contains:
- a CDS encoding PadR family transcriptional regulator, which produces MRGILRLLLLDVLREEPLHGYEVIRRMSGLLNYTPSPGVVYPALQLLEERGLISSRFEGRRRVYRITEEGLEYLRKHEDKLSCFLEKHRRFSRVREMIPPSLFRLMEDLLSVSDELNHEEREAVRRAFLRLEEEIRRILGDRYGGHSR